GTAAAGGGCTGACCGTGACTTCCAACCGTGACCACGAGCTTTACAAAACCGGACTCGTAAAGACCCGCGGCTCCATCTGGGGACGGATCAGGGCCGTTTTCACGGGCGGGATCACCATCGGCGAAGAGCAGCTGGAACGGATCGAGGAGATCCTCATCACGGCCGATATAGGGGTCGAGTACACCGCCAGGTTCATCGAACACCTCCGTAAATCTTCCGGAAGCATCAGGTCGGACGACGAGATGAAGATGTTCATGAGCCGGTGGATCGCCGGTGCGGTTTCAGCACAGGGAAAAAGGACGCCTGACCTGCCCCCTGATCCGGCAGCCGCCGGGGGGCCGCCGGGGCCGCGGGTCATGTTGGTCGTCGGCGTCAACGGATCGGGAAAGACAACCACCATCGGCAAACTCGCCCATCGGCTCGGCAAAACAGGCCGGTCCACCATGCTGGTGGCAGCGGACACTTACCGGGCGGCCGCCGTAAAACAGCTGGAAATATGGGCCCGGAGGGCGGGCGCCGCTTTTCACGGTGCCCTGGAGGGCGGCGACCCTGCCGCCGTAGTCCACGACGCCCTTTCAAAAGCCGTTTCAGCCGGTACCAGGGATGTGATCATCGACACGGCTGGGCGGCTCCACACCAAGGAACCTCTCATGAGGGAGCTTGAGAAGATCGTGCGGGTCGCCGAAAGGATCGTGGAGGGGGCGCCCCACGAGGTGATGCTCGTGCTGGACGCGACCACGGGGCAGAACGCCCTCGTCCAGGCCAGGGAGTTCGCGCAGGCGGCCGGCGTCACGGGGGTGACCATCACCAAGATGGACGGAACGGCAAGGGGAGGCATCCTGATACCCATCGCCGGGGAACTGGGGCT
The bacterium DNA segment above includes these coding regions:
- the ftsY gene encoding signal recognition particle-docking protein FtsY, with translation MTSNRDHELYKTGLVKTRGSIWGRIRAVFTGGITIGEEQLERIEEILITADIGVEYTARFIEHLRKSSGSIRSDDEMKMFMSRWIAGAVSAQGKRTPDLPPDPAAAGGPPGPRVMLVVGVNGSGKTTTIGKLAHRLGKTGRSTMLVAADTYRAAAVKQLEIWARRAGAAFHGALEGGDPAAVVHDALSKAVSAGTRDVIIDTAGRLHTKEPLMRELEKIVRVAERIVEGAPHEVMLVLDATTGQNALVQAREFAQAAGVTGVTITKMDGTARGGILIPIAGELGLPIQYVGLGEGIEDLVPFDPEEYAKGIIGD